From the Candidatus Hydrogenedentota bacterium genome, the window GTCCGTGCGCTCGTCCGCGTGCATTTGGAGAAGCCTGCCCAGCCGCTCGCGCTTGCCGGTGCGGGCATTCAATACCGTCTCGCCCGATTCCACCTTGCCGGAGTAGACGCGGATGAAGGTCAGCCGGCCCACATGCGGGTCGCTCAAGATCTTGAACGCCAAGGCCGAGAACGGCTCGTCATCGCTGGGCCGCCGCACGAGCGTCTTGCTCGAGTCGTGTGGCACGGTTCCTTGCACCTCGCCCAAGTCCACCGGCGAAGGGAGATACTCGACCACGGCGTTGAGCAGGAGCCGGACCCCCTTGTTCTTCAACGCCGTGCCGCAAAACACGGGCGTCAGGTTGCGCTCGATCGTGGCTCGCCGGATGGCCCCGCGGAGTTCCTCCCCGGAAACCGGTTCCTCGTGCACGTACTTCTCGAGGATGGCCTCATCGGTCTCGGCCACGGCCTCAAGCAGGTCGTGCCGCCAGAGTTCCGCCTCCTCGCGGTGCTCCACCGGAATATCGGCGATGACCATCTTGTTGTCGACGCCCTCTCCAATCCAGGAGATATAGCGCATCGTCACCAAGTCAATAACCGCTCGAAACTGGTCCTCGCTGCCGATGGGAAGCTGGACGGGCACGACGTGCGCGCCAAGCCGCTGTTTCATGCTCTTCACGGCCTTGACGAAATCCGCGCCGATGCGGTCCATCTTGTTTACGAAGGCGAGCCGGGGCACTCTGTAGCGGTCTGCCTGCCGCCACACGGTCTCGGACTGGGGCTGGACTCCCGCCACTGCGCAAAAGACGGCCACCGCGCCGTCCAGTACCCGGAGGCTCCGCTCCACTTCAGCGGTAAAGTCCACGTGGCCGGGCGTATCGATGATGTTGATACGGTGTTCGTGCCATTCGCAGGCCGTCGCGGCGGAGGTGATCGTTATGCCGCGTTCCCGCTCCTGTTGCATATAGTCCATGGTGGCGGCGCCGTCGTGAACCTCGCCGACACGGTGGACACGCCCGGAATAATAGAGGATCCGCTCCGACACTGTGGTCTTCCCGGCATCGATGTGGGCCATGATGCCGATGTTGCGGACCTTATCTAACTGTTGCGCGCGTGCCACTTTTCACCACCTTGCCTTCGCTATGGTCTCTCTCGCACGCGGCCGCTTCCGCCGGACAGGTGCGCCATCGCGCACCAAATCGCTTGTCGTCTTGGGTCTCGCGCCTGTTCAGATTCAACTGTGGTCTGCTGAAACAGGCCGGAGACGCGGTACCGACGCGCGGAGAGATTTCGCTCTCCCCTTCGAGTTTTTCCTCTGTCTTCCTGGTGTCTTCCTGGTTCCCGCAGTATGTGAACGCGATTCCCGGCGTCTAATACCGGAAATGCGCGAACGCCTTGTTTGCTTCCGCCATCTTGTGCGTGTCGTCCTTGCGCTTCACCGTGCCGCCCGTCTTGTTCAGGCAATCGATCAACTCGGCGGCCAGACGTTCGCGCATCGTCTTCTCACCCCGCTTGCGCGCGAATTCGATTATCCAGCGGAAGGCAATCGACGTGCGCGTTTCCGGCGGGATCTCGACCGGCACCTGATAGGTGGCGCCGCCGACACGGCGCGCCTTCACATGCACCATCGGCTTCGCGTTGTCGATGGCCCGGGCGAACGTCGCAATGGGGTCTTCATTCGGAATCTTCGCTTTTAGAATGTCCAGCGCGCCGTAGACTATCGCCTCGGCCACGCTCTTCTTCCCGCGGCGCATCACGGTGTTGACGAACTTGGTCAGCAAAACGCTGCCATACCGGGGGTCCGGCAGCACAACCCGTTTCTGCACTTCACGTCGACGCGGCATACGCCATCACCTCTTATGAGCTCTGCTTGGGCCGCTTCACGCCGTATTTCGATCGGCTGTTCCAGCGGCCGTTACGCACTTTCTTGCCACCATCATCCTTTTGCGACGCCTGGCCGCCCATGTCGCCCGTGGCGTCCAGCTTGCCGCGAATCAAATGGTACCGCACGCCCGGCAGGTCCTTGACACGGCCCCCGCGGATCAGCACCTGCGAGTGTTCCTGCAGATTGTGGCCGATACCCGGAATGTAGACCGTTACTTCCATGCCATTTTTCAGGCGGACACGGGCCACCTTGCGCAACGCCGAATTCGGTTTCTTCGGCGTCATGGTGTAGACACGCGTGCACGTGCCCGACGCCTGGGGACAGCCCTTCAGCGCCGGCGCTTTCGTCTTCGCGTGCCGCGTCTCGCGGCAATCACGCACCAACTGATTAATCGTAGGCAAAATGGATCTCCCTTGCAGAGTGCATGCGGCACCCGGAAAAGAAGGGTAATATTCAGACAACGGGCGGTAAGCCTAGCATACGCGCGAAGCCGATGTCAACCATTTATCTCCCCCGCCGAGGGGGAACTGCGCACGCGCCCCGCCTGTTCCGGCAAGCGGCCGCGCACGCAAAGAGTCATTATGCCAAGAAAGCTCTCCCCGGGTCAAGCTTCTCGGGAAGGCGATGCCACGACCGCCTCGGGCCGTTGTGTATGCCCCCACCGCTCCGGACCGTTCCGCAAGAATTCCGGTCTCAAGAACCTGCTGACCGGTGGTGCGCCCTCGCGGCCCCCGTATTCGGCCCGCCTCCTCGCTTCTCGCATAAGTGCGCCGCTTGGTGTGTTATCCTTGACCGTGAGCCTGGAGTAGAATGACGGGACGCGAAAGGGAGGCAGAGGCGGTGAAACTCGACCGGAACAGGTTCGGCTTTACGTTAATCGAATTGCTCGTCGTCATAGCCATCATTGGTATCCTGGCGGCGATACTGCTACCCGCGCTCGCACGGGCGCGCGAAGCGGCGCGGCGCGCCAGTTGTCAGAACAATCTGAAGGAATGGGGTCTCGTCTTCAAGATGTACGCGAACGAAGACCCGGGCGAGCGCTGGCCCACGATGCAGTTCGGCGCGTTTCCCGACAGCGGGGGTACGCCGCTGGCGCACGTCGACGTGGGACCTGACCTCTTCGATATTTATCCAGAGTACCTGACGGACCCCATGATCATTCTTTGTCCTTCCGACGCGGAGTACGCCTATCATCGCGACAAGATGTACGCGCTCGACCCGGATACGCCCTGTCTCAACGTGGCGACGGCCGGCACCGACGAGTGCGCGTCCGTTGTCGACGCCAGCTATCTCTACGCGGGCTGGGTGCTCGACCGCGCCGGAGACGAATGGGGCACGGCCCCGCTCGACACGGTGGCGGCAGCGCTGATTCTGGCGTCGCCCATTCCTCTGGCCCCCGGCGATATTCCGGAGCAGGGCACGCCCGGCCCCGCACAGCTGGTCCGCGCGCTCGAGGAATTGGTCGGCGACCCGCAACTGGTCACGGGGGTGCTTGCGGTCCCGCCGGACAACCCGATGATCCAGGGCGTGATTGATCGGGACATATCCGGCGACTCGCTCGCGGGCCTTGGCAACGGCGGCGGCAACACGGTATACCGCCTTCGGGAAGGCATCGAGCGGTTTCTGATTACCGATATCAACAACCCCGCCGCAACGGCGCAGGCGCAAAGCACGGTATATGTCATGTGGGACCACGTCGCGTCGGTGGTCGAGCACTTCAACCACGTTCCCGGCGGCAGCAACGTGCTGTACCTGGACGGTCACGTGGATTTCATTCGCTATCAGGAAGGGGGCACGGCGCCGGTAACGCGCAACATGGCCGTCACGTTGTCGTTGCTCGGCGCGCTGACGCTATAACCGCGCCGCGTACACGGCCAGCCCGTGGCCGTGATACGCCAATGTGAGATAGGGCGGGTCCAGAGTCTCAATTTGCTCGAAAGTCAGCGCATGAGTTCCCCCCGGATCCGTCATGGTTGAATCGCGCACGAGCACGTGCGTGACATGGTATTTCGCCGCCAGCGC encodes:
- the rpsG gene encoding 30S ribosomal protein S7 — protein: MPRRREVQKRVVLPDPRYGSVLLTKFVNTVMRRGKKSVAEAIVYGALDILKAKIPNEDPIATFARAIDNAKPMVHVKARRVGGATYQVPVEIPPETRTSIAFRWIIEFARKRGEKTMRERLAAELIDCLNKTGGTVKRKDDTHKMAEANKAFAHFRY
- the fusA gene encoding elongation factor G, with the translated sequence MARAQQLDKVRNIGIMAHIDAGKTTVSERILYYSGRVHRVGEVHDGAATMDYMQQERERGITITSAATACEWHEHRINIIDTPGHVDFTAEVERSLRVLDGAVAVFCAVAGVQPQSETVWRQADRYRVPRLAFVNKMDRIGADFVKAVKSMKQRLGAHVVPVQLPIGSEDQFRAVIDLVTMRYISWIGEGVDNKMVIADIPVEHREEAELWRHDLLEAVAETDEAILEKYVHEEPVSGEELRGAIRRATIERNLTPVFCGTALKNKGVRLLLNAVVEYLPSPVDLGEVQGTVPHDSSKTLVRRPSDDEPFSALAFKILSDPHVGRLTFIRVYSGKVESGETVLNARTGKRERLGRLLQMHADERTDLKELRTGDIGAVIGARAASTGDTLCDPKHPIALMSVDFPEPVVYIAIEPKTKADQDRMSDALGRLSDEDPTFQVHTDQETGQTIISGMGELHLEIIVDRMQREFDVHANVGRPMVAYRETIRGTAIAEGKFIRQTGGRGQYGKVLLSVEPGDASSHFTFESKVVGGVIPKEYIPAVEKGARGALETGIASGYPTVDVKVTLLDGDYHEVDSSELAFEIAASMAVKEAVVKACPILLEPVMKIEVICPEEYTGEVMNDLNGRRGRLECMEGDGVTKEIRALVPLAEMFGYASDIRSRTQGRASYSMEFARYEPVPPNIANETMQRAGVTYRFA
- the rpsL gene encoding 30S ribosomal protein S12, producing the protein MPTINQLVRDCRETRHAKTKAPALKGCPQASGTCTRVYTMTPKKPNSALRKVARVRLKNGMEVTVYIPGIGHNLQEHSQVLIRGGRVKDLPGVRYHLIRGKLDATGDMGGQASQKDDGGKKVRNGRWNSRSKYGVKRPKQSS
- a CDS encoding prepilin-type N-terminal cleavage/methylation domain-containing protein, which codes for MTGREREAEAVKLDRNRFGFTLIELLVVIAIIGILAAILLPALARAREAARRASCQNNLKEWGLVFKMYANEDPGERWPTMQFGAFPDSGGTPLAHVDVGPDLFDIYPEYLTDPMIILCPSDAEYAYHRDKMYALDPDTPCLNVATAGTDECASVVDASYLYAGWVLDRAGDEWGTAPLDTVAAALILASPIPLAPGDIPEQGTPGPAQLVRALEELVGDPQLVTGVLAVPPDNPMIQGVIDRDISGDSLAGLGNGGGNTVYRLREGIERFLITDINNPAATAQAQSTVYVMWDHVASVVEHFNHVPGGSNVLYLDGHVDFIRYQEGGTAPVTRNMAVTLSLLGALTL